The Elusimicrobiota bacterium genome has a segment encoding these proteins:
- a CDS encoding helix-turn-helix transcriptional regulator, with protein sequence MNKSSHSLGHAVRSKREALSLSQVELARRLKWPQAKVSRVEQGKRSVTWPELLALARVFRCSLSRLLHELEFPDVADLEVRPLTPGFFAACADEEALLAQLERYNVRFLGAGHPTALVDMPAHEVVLAALKFAQDPRVFEALPALLLGHFKSVDWAGLASGAYSLRLQNRLGMVLAAALSLKDEARNVDEESWAKLRGLHDALAEERLDREEVVGPRPKTEAAIALLRERTPEWLRFWHGLGCADSESFRRHLLR encoded by the coding sequence ATGAATAAATCGAGCCATTCGCTGGGCCATGCCGTGCGAAGCAAGAGGGAGGCGCTGAGCTTGTCCCAAGTGGAGCTGGCCAGACGCCTCAAATGGCCCCAGGCGAAAGTCTCCCGCGTGGAGCAGGGAAAGAGGAGCGTGACGTGGCCCGAATTGCTTGCCTTGGCCCGCGTGTTCCGGTGCTCCTTGAGCAGGCTTCTTCACGAGTTGGAGTTTCCCGATGTCGCCGACCTGGAGGTTCGCCCCCTCACCCCGGGGTTCTTCGCGGCTTGCGCGGACGAGGAGGCCCTGTTGGCCCAGTTGGAGCGATACAATGTCCGATTTCTTGGCGCCGGGCATCCCACGGCCTTGGTGGATATGCCAGCTCACGAGGTCGTGTTGGCGGCTTTGAAATTCGCCCAAGACCCGCGGGTATTCGAAGCGCTTCCCGCCCTGCTTCTGGGCCATTTCAAATCGGTGGATTGGGCCGGCCTTGCCTCGGGAGCCTATTCTCTTCGATTGCAAAACCGCCTCGGCATGGTCCTGGCTGCCGCGCTTTCCCTGAAGGACGAGGCTCGAAATGTGGACGAGGAAAGCTGGGCGAAGCTGCGCGGGCTCCATGACGCATTGGCCGAGGAAAGGCTTGATCGCGAAGAAGTCGTGGGGCCGAGGCCTAAAACCGAGGCCGCGATCGCGTTGCTGCGTGAGCGAACTCCTGAATGGCTGCGTTTCTGGCATGGGCTTGGCTGCGCAGACTCGGAATCCTTCCGCCGGCACCTTTTGCGATGA
- a CDS encoding methyltransferase domain-containing protein: protein MVKKCVALLLCGCLALSAMPAQAVAHRRSPGKVPALESPDRLFDNQAAHRELGISLPAIAAAAKTARLYSPAGIALAAYPRLDMPDGRGYAPERQRAWFMRIVINSLKGGDFALPKLLSADEEAAFGAIIPSWGEPRLAAYPLEPSQCAMGHTIRWGFNYVHPEGRFRVELGQDEVVSLGLLSETRKENLKSQYKEAVRKANESHPALGLVLEHVERLAAMPQFKDEENQRRLAALSAIKAAPPGLIDVMEQKILAQNRLVSLLSSEDLSAYRAALEEAGLMLKPSRGRSTPLQELLREIAVAVQMAGRGDPSGWDRIAESYSRNLEKLSAFSIKVAALFRFAGLARNPPEKGKSLHELKAWGFFGSGPSIGARGLAKLGLLNGKAVHDFDFSEAMLAQGREAVRQTGLATQHSSTRADILAERVNLADKSLDAAETGLMESIAEPEKRLHLLSELNRVLSIGGYLLITFKHGPESPEFLQALEEHLGFTVLDKGSEKLSYDRGLLKRIAKNEPRQAGHLRKQIEEGSLLVAMKVRDVPAAQESGARERLLGLLRHAKPDPAQESTPANARQPAAGEEFAIPDYAPLQQEIHEMLENSPAPDSPADPELYAKIEELALVLPLLPKSTPALGKVQEHAQDLIARWNAHGHARLSQGERRWLETVHSEHVIKNYYREYTWNELDKKLDLTGRVKAFIKGAQEGDEYWTLEGLLSSREKISLYSLILHLKTIRPLPAAAAADEYARRMKRQAHGKEIQLSSLFHEAVTISLRGHLLATNMYASARATRQKALDRLEKLETAGELWSISELLNVREEFLHACLESADFRGNGSFRATALALKLLAAFGRPLGQADVYEALEWDPFAGTALVPEDWSNLLLAVFGPNAAQAAIGATPKNEIEKSRLVLYGLSYFVDELDIFAHRNNELFTQKRLAAWDDPLVTTMSFEDVLVLRYFHDAYVDSGWTFAYKAGDLRKMFPMLEHQLALLSKIRRSSYAISLQHKLIEKGLTIAEVRNFFAVYRNEYMTYHDMASDSQFRYRKLRPETRRLAVLETDLKEMRQESSDADIRRSASRYLRLLRYGIELTDDDLRMIHGDYIATQSPGGTLKRDNPQTLDPSDFLSGG from the coding sequence ATGGTTAAAAAATGCGTTGCGCTTTTGCTATGCGGCTGCCTGGCCTTGAGCGCCATGCCCGCCCAGGCCGTCGCCCATCGGAGATCCCCCGGGAAAGTTCCGGCTTTAGAAAGCCCGGATCGTCTTTTCGACAATCAAGCCGCGCATCGAGAGCTGGGGATCTCGCTTCCTGCGATCGCGGCTGCGGCAAAAACCGCCAGGCTTTACAGCCCGGCCGGGATTGCTCTTGCAGCCTATCCCAGGCTCGACATGCCCGATGGGCGCGGCTACGCGCCGGAGCGCCAGCGGGCCTGGTTCATGCGCATCGTGATCAATTCCCTAAAGGGCGGAGATTTCGCCCTGCCCAAGCTTCTCTCGGCCGATGAGGAAGCGGCCTTTGGGGCCATCATCCCCTCCTGGGGAGAGCCGCGCCTGGCCGCCTATCCCCTCGAGCCCTCCCAATGCGCCATGGGGCACACTATCCGCTGGGGCTTCAACTACGTGCACCCGGAGGGGAGGTTTCGGGTCGAGCTCGGGCAGGACGAGGTTGTAAGCCTCGGCCTCTTGAGCGAAACCCGCAAAGAAAATCTCAAGAGCCAATACAAGGAAGCGGTCAGAAAAGCCAACGAATCTCATCCAGCCCTGGGCCTAGTCTTGGAGCACGTGGAAAGGCTTGCCGCCATGCCGCAATTCAAGGATGAGGAGAATCAACGGCGCCTGGCCGCGTTATCCGCCATCAAGGCCGCGCCGCCCGGCCTCATAGACGTCATGGAACAAAAGATCCTCGCGCAAAATCGCCTCGTTTCGCTCCTCTCCTCCGAGGATTTAAGCGCCTATCGCGCGGCCCTGGAAGAGGCCGGGCTGATGTTGAAGCCAAGCCGGGGGCGGTCTACGCCCCTGCAGGAACTTTTGAGGGAAATCGCCGTGGCCGTGCAAATGGCCGGGCGCGGGGACCCCTCTGGTTGGGACAGAATAGCCGAGAGCTACTCGCGGAACCTCGAGAAGCTCTCGGCCTTCAGCATCAAGGTCGCGGCCCTGTTTCGTTTCGCCGGCCTCGCTCGAAATCCACCAGAAAAGGGGAAATCCCTGCACGAGCTCAAGGCCTGGGGATTTTTCGGCTCCGGCCCCTCCATAGGCGCCCGGGGCCTGGCCAAACTCGGCCTGCTCAATGGGAAGGCCGTCCACGACTTCGACTTCAGCGAAGCGATGCTGGCCCAAGGCCGGGAGGCCGTAAGGCAAACCGGCCTGGCGACGCAACACTCCTCGACCCGCGCCGATATTCTGGCCGAGCGCGTGAACCTCGCGGACAAATCGCTCGATGCGGCCGAGACCGGCCTCATGGAGAGCATTGCAGAGCCCGAAAAGCGCCTCCACCTTCTTTCCGAGCTCAACCGGGTCCTATCTATAGGAGGCTATCTTCTCATCACTTTCAAGCACGGCCCCGAGAGCCCGGAATTCCTCCAAGCCTTGGAGGAGCACTTGGGATTCACAGTCCTAGACAAGGGGTCCGAGAAATTAAGCTACGACAGGGGCCTTCTGAAGCGAATCGCAAAGAACGAGCCGCGCCAAGCCGGGCATTTGCGAAAGCAAATCGAGGAAGGCTCGCTCCTCGTCGCCATGAAGGTCCGGGATGTCCCGGCTGCGCAGGAGAGCGGAGCGCGGGAAAGGCTTCTGGGGCTCCTGCGCCACGCCAAACCAGACCCGGCCCAGGAAAGCACTCCAGCAAATGCCCGCCAGCCTGCCGCGGGGGAGGAGTTCGCCATCCCCGATTACGCCCCGCTCCAACAGGAGATCCACGAAATGCTGGAGAACAGCCCCGCTCCCGACTCTCCTGCGGACCCCGAGCTCTACGCCAAGATCGAGGAGCTCGCCCTCGTCCTGCCTCTCCTGCCCAAGTCAACCCCTGCCCTGGGCAAGGTCCAGGAACACGCGCAAGACCTAATCGCCCGCTGGAACGCCCATGGCCATGCCCGGCTCTCGCAAGGCGAGCGGCGATGGCTCGAAACAGTTCATTCGGAACATGTCATCAAGAACTACTACAGAGAATACACCTGGAACGAGCTGGACAAAAAGCTCGACTTGACCGGGCGGGTGAAGGCTTTCATCAAGGGTGCTCAAGAAGGTGATGAATATTGGACTCTGGAAGGACTGCTCTCTTCTCGAGAAAAAATATCCCTCTACAGCCTCATTCTGCACCTCAAAACAATTCGCCCCCTTCCTGCGGCGGCAGCGGCAGACGAGTATGCAAGGAGAATGAAGCGGCAAGCCCATGGAAAGGAAATACAACTATCCTCACTCTTTCACGAAGCCGTGACAATCTCCCTGCGCGGCCACCTCCTGGCTACAAACATGTATGCCTCAGCAAGGGCGACGCGGCAGAAGGCACTGGATCGTTTGGAAAAACTCGAGACTGCCGGCGAATTATGGTCGATCAGCGAGTTGCTGAACGTTCGCGAGGAATTCCTGCACGCTTGTTTGGAGAGCGCAGATTTTAGGGGCAACGGGTCTTTTCGCGCGACGGCCCTAGCCCTAAAACTATTGGCCGCGTTCGGGCGCCCGCTGGGCCAAGCTGACGTATACGAAGCTCTCGAGTGGGACCCCTTCGCGGGAACAGCCCTGGTTCCTGAGGATTGGAGCAATCTGCTGCTGGCAGTTTTCGGCCCGAACGCCGCGCAAGCGGCAATCGGGGCCACGCCAAAAAATGAAATCGAGAAGTCACGTCTGGTCCTGTATGGTCTCTCGTATTTCGTTGATGAATTAGACATATTTGCCCATCGCAACAACGAGCTGTTCACTCAAAAGAGACTAGCCGCGTGGGATGATCCTCTTGTTACAACCATGAGCTTTGAAGATGTGCTGGTGCTTAGATATTTCCACGATGCCTACGTCGATTCTGGATGGACTTTCGCATACAAAGCCGGGGATCTTCGGAAAATGTTTCCCATGCTTGAGCATCAGCTCGCCCTGCTGTCGAAAATACGCCGTTCCAGCTATGCGATAAGCCTTCAACATAAATTGATCGAAAAGGGGCTTACTATCGCGGAGGTTAGGAATTTCTTCGCCGTCTACCGAAACGAGTACATGACATACCACGATATGGCCTCAGATTCTCAGTTTCGCTATCGGAAATTGAGGCCAGAAACCAGGCGCTTAGCTGTCCTGGAAACCGACCTCAAAGAAATGCGGCAAGAATCATCGGACGCCGACATTAGGCGGAGCGCCAGCCGTTATCTCCGACTTCTGCGTTACGGGATCGAATTAACCGATGACGATCTCCGCATGATTCATGGCGATTACATCGCGACCCAAAGCCCCGGCGGCACGTTAAAGCGTGACAACCCGCAAACGCTCGATCCTTCCGACTTCCTATCGGGCGGCTAG
- a CDS encoding DUF2723 domain-containing protein, with protein MIAPLIFATLSLLYWAGLCPSFGPGDSPQHALSALTWGVPVAPGYPLQVMLGYWSARLSGGGLSAVAALSAVFHAGAAALFYLLLKRQGLKPLPAMAATAFMALSRLFWYYAEIPEVRALNDFLAVGAAWAAAAWAQERKISRLWLLAAALGFGLTHHPTFVLILPAIAYWLWHEAALPRRGRAGGALLLMIFCAILPYLVLKARLDHSPPLYNPDEVQGWKGVLALAMRQRVGGLFRMVSGTGVMGFGRFDPERFLKHSGWFLSAAFWELSCSGVVLAGIGAAAAFAKNRRILAFWGAWLFFTAFCFILLSSQQMALCDEAYLRGLVMRFYLLPLIALFALAGFGIEALAEKVRPGFIWTLLGALVFVPAALRPMDLRRHELLKDYAELILKNSGPEDVVILAADDSIFALRYLELVEHKTGKRIFLTPSLFSYPAYIRQLQRRHPELHVPPLGPEGLSTDWGLWQKLNPGKSFYGEAVLREVLLAKWPKSRPRGPLVQISSREPARLESLLGAYRLLQSKAFQNYMDQGIFDFTQEAYLRQSYRSILEWYATFLRPEDAELSLRIHLALSAIR; from the coding sequence ATGATTGCGCCCCTGATTTTCGCGACCTTGAGCCTGCTCTATTGGGCCGGCCTCTGCCCGAGTTTTGGTCCGGGCGACAGCCCCCAGCACGCCTTGAGCGCTCTCACCTGGGGCGTGCCCGTAGCGCCGGGCTATCCGCTCCAGGTGATGCTGGGCTATTGGTCCGCGCGCCTCTCGGGAGGCGGGCTGTCGGCCGTGGCCGCTCTTTCCGCGGTTTTTCATGCCGGTGCCGCGGCGCTGTTCTATCTCTTATTGAAGAGGCAAGGTTTGAAACCATTGCCAGCCATGGCCGCGACAGCTTTCATGGCGCTGTCGCGGCTATTCTGGTATTACGCGGAAATCCCCGAGGTTAGGGCCTTGAACGACTTCTTGGCCGTGGGCGCGGCCTGGGCGGCCGCGGCCTGGGCTCAAGAGCGAAAAATCAGCCGCCTTTGGCTTCTGGCCGCGGCTTTGGGCTTCGGGCTAACCCACCATCCCACCTTCGTCTTGATCCTCCCGGCGATAGCCTATTGGCTTTGGCATGAAGCGGCCCTGCCGCGACGCGGCAGGGCCGGAGGCGCGCTTTTGTTGATGATTTTCTGCGCGATTCTTCCCTACCTGGTATTGAAGGCTCGTCTCGACCATTCCCCTCCCCTCTACAATCCGGACGAGGTTCAGGGTTGGAAGGGCGTGCTGGCTCTGGCCATGCGCCAACGCGTGGGCGGGCTTTTCCGGATGGTGAGCGGAACGGGGGTGATGGGCTTCGGCCGCTTCGATCCGGAGCGTTTTCTCAAGCACTCGGGCTGGTTTTTAAGCGCCGCCTTTTGGGAGCTTTCCTGCTCGGGGGTGGTGCTCGCCGGCATCGGGGCCGCCGCGGCTTTCGCCAAGAACAGGAGAATATTGGCATTTTGGGGAGCATGGCTTTTCTTCACGGCTTTCTGCTTCATTCTTCTCAGCAGCCAGCAGATGGCGCTCTGCGACGAGGCCTATTTGAGGGGGCTCGTCATGCGCTTCTACCTTCTCCCCCTTATCGCCCTGTTTGCCTTGGCGGGCTTCGGCATCGAGGCCTTGGCCGAGAAGGTGCGTCCGGGTTTCATCTGGACTTTGCTGGGAGCCTTGGTCTTCGTCCCGGCGGCCCTGAGGCCCATGGATTTGCGGCGCCATGAGCTCCTCAAGGACTACGCGGAGCTGATCCTGAAAAATTCGGGGCCGGAGGACGTGGTGATACTCGCCGCGGACGACTCCATATTCGCTTTGCGCTATTTGGAACTCGTGGAGCATAAGACTGGGAAGCGCATTTTCCTGACGCCTTCCCTTTTCTCTTATCCTGCTTATATCCGACAGCTTCAAAGGAGGCATCCCGAGCTGCATGTGCCGCCTTTAGGCCCGGAGGGCCTTTCCACGGATTGGGGGCTATGGCAGAAGCTCAATCCCGGCAAGAGCTTCTACGGGGAGGCCGTCCTGCGCGAGGTGCTCCTGGCCAAGTGGCCGAAAAGCCGCCCGCGCGGCCCGCTCGTCCAGATCTCAAGCCGGGAACCCGCGCGCCTCGAGTCTCTTCTCGGGGCCTACCGTCTCCTGCAAAGCAAGGCTTTCCAGAACTACATGGACCAGGGAATTTTCGACTTCACGCAGGAGGCCTACCTGCGCCAGAGCTACCGCAGCATCCTCGAATGGTACGCCACCTTCCTGCGCCCCGAGGACGCGGAGCTTTCCCTGCGCATTCATCTGGCGCTGTCGGCAATTCGGTGA
- the tgt gene encoding tRNA guanosine(34) transglycosylase Tgt, which translates to MAAMPSFSVLGEDSSTKARLGILQTAHGPVETPVFMPVATQASVKAISQEDLAALGVKAILANSYHLYLRPGLAVIGAAGGLHRFMNYDGMILTDSGGFQVLSLADLRTVEDDGVAFRSHIDGSPHRLTPEKVIDIQSDLGSDCWTTLDECPPYPCEPAQARKALERTMSWTERSLPALARARDRGQKPLFFPILQGSFYPELRRRAAERMAEIACDGVALGGFSVGEPKELTWSTLDLTTEALAKDRPRYLMGVGIPEDLWQATALGVDMMDCVWPTRVARNGQVMTRRGRFNISNSAMRRDFSPLELECACFVCAKYSRAYLSHLFRAKELLAHRLLSYHNLHLMESITVEIRRALREGRFEERRKAFFSQLVPKA; encoded by the coding sequence ATGGCCGCAATGCCTTCCTTCTCGGTTCTAGGCGAGGATTCCTCGACCAAGGCCCGGCTGGGCATCCTTCAGACGGCCCATGGCCCGGTCGAAACCCCGGTCTTCATGCCCGTGGCCACGCAGGCATCGGTCAAGGCCATTTCGCAGGAGGACCTCGCAGCGCTCGGGGTGAAGGCGATCCTGGCCAACAGCTACCATCTTTACCTGAGACCAGGCCTGGCCGTCATCGGCGCGGCCGGGGGGCTGCACCGCTTCATGAATTACGACGGCATGATTCTCACGGACTCGGGAGGCTTCCAGGTGCTGAGCCTCGCCGACCTGCGCACGGTCGAGGACGATGGAGTGGCCTTTCGCTCCCATATAGACGGCAGCCCCCACCGATTGACCCCCGAGAAGGTGATCGATATCCAGTCCGATTTGGGCTCCGATTGCTGGACCACCTTGGATGAGTGCCCCCCCTATCCCTGCGAGCCGGCCCAGGCCCGCAAGGCCTTGGAGCGCACCATGAGCTGGACCGAACGCTCGCTCCCGGCCCTCGCCCGGGCCCGGGACCGCGGGCAAAAGCCCCTGTTCTTTCCCATTTTACAGGGCTCCTTCTATCCGGAGCTCCGGCGCCGCGCGGCCGAGCGCATGGCCGAGATTGCCTGCGACGGCGTCGCCCTGGGGGGATTCTCGGTGGGCGAGCCCAAGGAGTTGACCTGGTCCACCCTCGATCTGACGACCGAGGCTCTTGCCAAGGACCGCCCGCGCTACTTGATGGGAGTGGGCATACCCGAGGATCTTTGGCAGGCCACGGCCCTAGGGGTGGACATGATGGACTGCGTTTGGCCCACCCGCGTGGCGCGCAACGGCCAGGTCATGACTCGGCGCGGCCGCTTCAACATTTCCAACAGCGCCATGCGCCGGGATTTCTCCCCGCTCGAACTGGAATGCGCTTGCTTTGTGTGCGCCAAATACAGCCGGGCGTATCTCAGCCATCTTTTTAGAGCCAAGGAGCTCCTGGCCCACCGCCTCCTTTCCTACCACAACCTCCACCTCATGGAGTCCATCACCGTGGAGATCCGCCGAGCCCTGCGCGAGGGCCGTTTCGAGGAAAGGCGCAAGGCCTTCTTTTCCCAGCTCGTCCCCAAGGCATGA
- the queA gene encoding tRNA preQ1(34) S-adenosylmethionine ribosyltransferase-isomerase QueA, translating to MPALPLDDYDFPFPEELVADRPVEPRDSCKLMVVERFGPGRRHLSFRDLPDLLEPGDCLVLNRSKVLFCRLAGRKSTGGRVELLLAKELGLGRWAALSSGLKAGMSLEFPGGMAAAVEGLNEDGEYVLRFGSADLKGYLQEHGLAPLPPYILKKRREADPRDRERYQTVYAKEEGSIAAPTAGLHFTEGLLARLANKGVVIAELALHVGRGTFRPIQGLDASLHRMLPEYYILAEPEARKIKEASGAGRRLIAVGTTATRTLESLARRPEGFGPGEGWTELYIHPGCEFKLASGLLTNFHLPKSTPLLLAAAFLGREKLLACYREAFERGYRLYSYGDAMLAL from the coding sequence ATGCCCGCCTTGCCGCTCGACGATTACGATTTCCCGTTTCCGGAGGAGCTGGTGGCCGACCGACCGGTCGAGCCGCGGGACTCCTGCAAATTGATGGTCGTCGAAAGGTTCGGTCCCGGGAGGAGGCATCTCTCGTTCAGGGACCTGCCCGACCTCCTCGAGCCCGGCGACTGCCTGGTCCTCAATCGGAGCAAGGTTCTTTTCTGCCGCCTGGCGGGGCGCAAGAGCACGGGCGGCAGGGTCGAGCTGCTTCTGGCCAAGGAGCTGGGTCTAGGCCGGTGGGCGGCGCTCTCCTCGGGGCTTAAGGCGGGAATGAGTCTTGAGTTCCCGGGGGGCATGGCCGCCGCTGTCGAGGGCTTGAATGAGGATGGGGAATATGTGCTGCGCTTTGGAAGCGCGGATTTGAAGGGCTATCTCCAAGAGCATGGCCTGGCTCCCCTGCCGCCATATATCTTGAAGAAGCGCCGCGAGGCCGACCCGCGGGACCGCGAGCGCTATCAAACGGTTTACGCCAAGGAGGAGGGTTCCATCGCAGCACCCACCGCGGGGCTTCATTTCACCGAGGGGCTGCTGGCGAGGCTCGCTAATAAAGGAGTTGTGATCGCCGAGCTCGCCTTGCACGTGGGGCGAGGCACTTTCCGGCCCATCCAAGGCTTGGACGCATCCCTCCACCGCATGCTGCCGGAATACTATATCCTGGCCGAGCCGGAGGCCAGAAAGATCAAGGAAGCGAGCGGCGCGGGCCGCCGGTTGATCGCTGTGGGGACCACGGCCACCCGGACGCTCGAAAGCTTGGCTCGGCGCCCGGAAGGCTTCGGCCCGGGGGAAGGCTGGACCGAGCTTTACATCCACCCCGGCTGCGAGTTCAAGTTGGCCTCCGGGCTTCTAACGAACTTCCACCTCCCCAAATCCACGCCCCTGCTGCTGGCCGCGGCCTTCCTCGGCCGGGAGAAGCTCCTTGCCTGCTACAGGGAGGCCTTCGAGCGCGGCTACCGCCTTTATTCCTACGGCGACGCCATGCTCGCGTTGTAA